From Enterococcus wangshanyuanii, the proteins below share one genomic window:
- the grpE gene encoding nucleotide exchange factor GrpE, which produces MRREVARVSKEETNEELQEEQTNSVDESVVSEASETTVEKSELETAQDELSEMEDKFLRARAEIANMSNRFKNERELLVRYRSQDLGKKLLPSIDNLERAMAIEVDDEQGASLKKGIAMVLESVQAALKEEGIEEIPAMGEPFDPNLHQAVQTIPATDDTPADTIVEVLQKGYKLHDRVLRASMVVVAQ; this is translated from the coding sequence ATGAGAAGGGAAGTTGCCAGAGTGAGTAAAGAAGAAACAAACGAAGAATTACAAGAAGAACAGACGAACTCAGTCGATGAATCAGTCGTCTCTGAAGCATCTGAGACAACTGTTGAAAAATCAGAACTTGAAACAGCTCAAGATGAATTATCTGAAATGGAAGACAAATTTTTAAGAGCTCGTGCTGAAATCGCAAATATGAGCAATCGTTTCAAAAACGAACGTGAATTATTAGTTCGCTACCGTTCACAGGATTTAGGTAAAAAATTATTGCCTTCGATCGATAATCTAGAACGAGCAATGGCTATCGAAGTCGATGATGAACAAGGAGCCAGCTTGAAAAAAGGCATTGCGATGGTTTTAGAGAGCGTTCAAGCAGCGTTGAAAGAAGAAGGGATTGAAGAAATCCCGGCAATGGGAGAGCCTTTCGATCCTAATTTACATCAAGCGGTTCAAACGATTCCTGCTACGGATGACACACCAGCAGATACAATCGTTGAAGTCTTACAAAAAGGCTACAAGCTACATGATCGTGTTTTACGCGCAAGTATGGTTGTTGTTGCACAGTAG
- the hrcA gene encoding heat-inducible transcriptional repressor HrcA, with product MITDRQKNILRLIIQEYTSTGMPVGSKKLMEEGIQSSSATIRNDMKALEELGLLAKTHSSSGRVPSMDGYRYYVDHLLRPTEIEHDELQTIRHSFGKEFHEINDIIEQSAEILSELTSYTAFSLGPEMKERRLTGFRIVPLNERQIIAIIVTDKGNVESQVFAVPASVSSQDLEKMTQIINDKLVGQPLLTVYHRLRTEIPMILHRYFQTPEGMMNLFDAMLGHAFEEKVFVSGRMNLFNFGVQNNLDQLKSVYSFMQNTDAITHLLTTNEKTDAQIAIRIGSEIGNDLLDNMSMITATYEVAGHGKGTIALLGPTSMPYSKMFGLVDVFRNELASKLGAYYRFLGE from the coding sequence ATGATAACCGACAGACAAAAGAATATTTTGCGACTTATCATCCAGGAATACACAAGTACAGGAATGCCAGTTGGATCGAAGAAATTGATGGAAGAAGGGATCCAGTCTAGTTCAGCAACCATTCGTAATGATATGAAAGCTTTAGAAGAGCTTGGGTTGTTAGCAAAGACGCATTCTTCTTCGGGGAGAGTTCCTTCAATGGATGGTTATCGCTATTACGTTGATCATTTATTGCGTCCAACAGAAATCGAACACGATGAATTACAAACGATCCGTCATTCATTTGGCAAAGAGTTTCATGAAATCAATGATATCATTGAACAATCAGCTGAGATTCTTTCTGAGTTGACCAGTTACACAGCATTTTCTTTAGGTCCTGAAATGAAAGAACGGCGTTTGACCGGTTTTCGGATCGTTCCTTTGAACGAACGGCAAATCATTGCGATCATCGTCACGGATAAAGGAAATGTTGAAAGTCAAGTCTTTGCAGTGCCAGCGTCAGTTTCCAGTCAAGACTTGGAAAAGATGACACAGATCATCAATGATAAATTAGTGGGCCAACCACTTTTGACCGTCTATCATCGTCTGCGAACAGAGATTCCAATGATCCTGCATCGTTATTTCCAAACACCAGAAGGAATGATGAATTTATTTGATGCTATGCTGGGACATGCTTTTGAAGAAAAAGTCTTTGTCAGCGGCCGCATGAATTTATTTAATTTTGGGGTTCAAAATAATCTGGATCAATTAAAATCTGTTTACTCATTTATGCAGAATACAGATGCGATCACACATTTATTAACGACAAATGAAAAGACAGATGCACAGATCGCGATTCGAATCGGTTCAGAAATTGGCAATGATTTATTAGACAATATGAGTATGATCACTGCCACGTATGAAGTAGCAGGGCATGGTAAAGGAACGATTGCACTATTAGGGCCAACTAGTATGCCTTACTCCAAAATGTTTGGCCTAGTGGATGTATTTCGCAATGAATTAGCGTCAAAACTTGGAGCGTATTATCGTTTTCTTGGCGAGTAA
- the hemW gene encoding radical SAM family heme chaperone HemW, with amino-acid sequence MSEIDNVKNKISAYIHIPFCEHICYYCDFNKVFLEGQPVDEYIQALLKEIQLSKKQFPSREMETIYIGGGTPTSLSAKQLAVLLEGVRKLLPFNAKNEFTVEANPGDLTQEKLHVMKEYGVNRLSMGVQTFDNQLLKKIGRKHTAEDVYDTMKFLEKENFSNVSIDLIYALPGQTLEGFRDTLKRAIELDLPHYSLYSLILENKTMFMNWVRQGRLQLPDQEVEAQMFEETIIAMEKGGRHQYEVSNFALAGKESQHNLVYWNNEHYYGFGAGASGYLGYTRYRNHGPIQHYLDPLRNDRLPVVETENLTIHNQMEEQLFLGLRKKKGVSKQQFEDKFSVPIEQVYGETILSLVQRGLLIDRAGYLQLTEQGLFVGNDVFEAFLIDK; translated from the coding sequence ATGAGCGAAATAGACAACGTAAAAAATAAAATTTCAGCCTATATCCATATCCCGTTTTGTGAACACATTTGCTACTACTGTGATTTCAATAAAGTCTTTTTAGAAGGCCAGCCGGTCGATGAATATATCCAAGCACTATTGAAAGAAATTCAACTGTCAAAAAAACAGTTTCCCAGCCGAGAAATGGAAACAATCTATATTGGCGGAGGTACGCCGACTTCTCTATCTGCTAAACAGCTTGCCGTTTTACTAGAGGGAGTTCGTAAACTATTGCCGTTCAACGCTAAAAATGAATTTACTGTAGAAGCCAATCCAGGCGATTTGACGCAGGAAAAGCTTCATGTAATGAAAGAATATGGGGTCAATCGCTTGTCGATGGGGGTTCAAACCTTCGATAATCAGTTGCTGAAAAAAATTGGCCGTAAGCATACAGCAGAGGATGTTTATGACACAATGAAGTTCCTTGAAAAGGAAAATTTCTCCAACGTAAGTATCGATTTGATTTATGCGTTGCCGGGGCAAACGTTAGAAGGGTTTAGAGATACACTAAAACGTGCGATCGAGCTTGATTTACCACATTATTCTTTGTATTCACTAATACTGGAAAATAAAACAATGTTTATGAACTGGGTGAGACAAGGTCGTCTTCAATTGCCCGATCAAGAAGTTGAGGCGCAGATGTTTGAAGAAACGATCATCGCGATGGAAAAAGGCGGACGGCATCAATATGAAGTGAGCAATTTCGCTTTAGCAGGCAAAGAAAGTCAGCATAATTTAGTTTACTGGAACAATGAACATTATTACGGCTTCGGTGCAGGCGCGAGCGGCTATTTAGGCTATACCCGTTACCGTAATCACGGACCGATCCAGCATTACCTGGACCCTTTGCGCAACGATCGATTACCAGTCGTAGAAACGGAAAACCTAACGATTCATAATCAAATGGAAGAGCAGCTGTTCTTAGGCTTACGTAAGAAAAAAGGGGTATCTAAGCAGCAATTTGAAGATAAATTTAGTGTACCAATCGAGCAGGTGTATGGTGAAACGATTTTAAGCTTAGTCCAGCGTGGCTTGCTTATAGATCGAGCTGGTTACCTTCAGCTTACAGAACAAGGATTGTTTGTTGGAAATGATGTATTTGAAGCATTTTTGATCGATAAATAA
- a CDS encoding glycerophosphodiester phosphodiesterase family protein, translating to MAEKKEKKPSKKKQKKKEQTAKRKKKRLTLSILLIVIILSGVSFLIWFYLNLDYQDHSNPSYEGYRFSPSPLAITLADKQKEEVILEDGSRLNPDFAESSIERLAKNKSVYYPPERPSFRLLNQDNKQTTYRLSAYLESVNHLKTVEFSVFGETNGANDLRTYQAVYHSETNTWDADVLIKNHQEAGDYQVTLKITRENGEVETVPFGNFTVDQPSLHSEIDGAEVSKGQFEINLSVSSKADTEKLTAAVWSKEDQSDKKVYDAKRQEDNSYKVHVDYEDFDFINGVYHANTEFIGKNGLKAESDAGAVEINLRRPVRIRLMQETALYQNRQLSKTVRQLSANSMAYVRGIVFNNDKKIYRTTEGYIPADNVEVSEMMDDIRYVAHRGNHKAAPENSLPAFQQSNSWGIETDIRLTKDKKWVIMHDQSVDRMTNGKGKVSDLTLAQINALRIDQGSNKESYSEEQLVVPTLEDFLTIMNTKQSIPFIEIKANKVDAADYDSLVNSINYYGLANTAVVISFDYKHLVEVKRRLPDVQVQLLANRLDEQMIEQVSQLGGNSGLDIKYESVADRADLIALAQNKGLSVNLWGVPQSEFKKMEALGINNLTTDYD from the coding sequence ATGGCAGAAAAAAAAGAGAAGAAGCCGTCAAAGAAAAAACAAAAGAAAAAAGAGCAGACCGCTAAAAGAAAAAAGAAGCGTTTAACTCTTTCGATTTTGTTGATCGTCATTATTCTGAGTGGGGTTTCTTTTTTGATTTGGTTTTATTTAAATTTAGATTATCAAGATCATTCAAATCCTTCATATGAAGGATATCGATTTTCTCCATCGCCTTTAGCCATTACTCTTGCCGATAAGCAAAAAGAAGAGGTGATTCTAGAAGATGGGAGCCGTTTAAATCCTGATTTTGCAGAATCATCGATCGAGAGATTGGCGAAAAATAAGTCTGTCTACTATCCGCCTGAACGTCCATCTTTTCGTTTGTTGAATCAGGATAATAAACAAACGACATATCGGCTTAGTGCATATTTAGAAAGTGTCAATCATCTTAAAACAGTTGAGTTTAGCGTTTTTGGAGAAACTAATGGAGCGAATGACCTAAGAACCTATCAAGCCGTTTATCATTCTGAAACGAATACATGGGATGCAGATGTTTTGATCAAGAATCATCAAGAAGCTGGCGATTATCAAGTAACTCTAAAAATCACTAGAGAAAATGGTGAGGTAGAAACGGTTCCATTTGGCAACTTTACTGTAGACCAACCGAGTCTTCACTCAGAAATTGATGGTGCAGAAGTGTCTAAAGGCCAATTTGAAATTAACCTTTCAGTATCAAGCAAAGCAGATACTGAAAAATTAACGGCAGCTGTTTGGTCAAAAGAAGATCAGAGTGATAAAAAAGTATATGATGCTAAACGCCAAGAAGACAATTCCTATAAAGTTCATGTCGATTATGAGGATTTTGATTTTATCAACGGCGTTTACCATGCAAATACTGAGTTCATTGGCAAGAATGGATTAAAAGCTGAGAGCGATGCTGGTGCAGTAGAAATCAATTTGCGCCGTCCTGTTCGTATCCGATTGATGCAGGAAACGGCTCTTTACCAAAACCGCCAGTTGTCAAAAACTGTCCGGCAACTTTCTGCAAATAGTATGGCCTATGTGAGAGGGATCGTTTTTAATAATGATAAGAAGATATACAGAACGACAGAGGGCTATATTCCAGCAGATAATGTTGAAGTGAGCGAAATGATGGATGATATTCGGTATGTTGCTCACCGAGGAAATCATAAAGCTGCACCGGAAAACTCCCTTCCAGCTTTTCAACAGTCAAATAGCTGGGGCATTGAGACCGATATCCGTTTGACTAAGGATAAAAAATGGGTGATCATGCATGATCAATCCGTTGATCGAATGACGAATGGCAAAGGAAAAGTTAGTGATCTGACACTTGCCCAAATCAATGCTTTAAGAATCGACCAAGGATCGAATAAAGAAAGTTATTCCGAAGAACAATTAGTTGTTCCGACTTTGGAAGATTTTTTAACTATTATGAATACAAAACAAAGTATTCCATTTATAGAAATTAAAGCAAACAAGGTAGATGCTGCAGATTATGATAGTTTAGTCAATTCGATCAATTATTATGGATTGGCGAATACAGCAGTTGTTATTTCTTTCGATTATAAGCATTTGGTTGAAGTTAAAAGAAGACTTCCAGATGTTCAGGTTCAGTTGCTGGCAAATAGGCTGGATGAGCAGATGATCGAACAAGTCAGCCAGCTTGGTGGGAATTCTGGTTTGGATATCAAGTATGAAAGTGTAGCAGATCGAGCAGATTTGATCGCGCTAGCGCAGAATAAAGGATTGTCCGTCAATCTTTGGGGAGTTCCTCAAAGTGAATTTAAGAAGATGGAAGCATTGGGGATCAATAATCTGACCACAGATTATGATTGA
- the ribF gene encoding riboflavin biosynthesis protein RibF — MQVIPIRHPYQPEQIPSDEVVMVLGFFDGVHRGHQKVIETGKKYAEEHNLKLAVMTFNQHPSIVFQKVLPENMKYLSSLEQKERLMERLGVDILYVIEFTSAFAHLAPQDFIDQYVVDLHAKAAVSGFDYTYGPKDIADVAHLPGYAKDRFKVITVSKEELAGEKISSTRIRSLMEQGQMEEASELLGYVYETDGTVVHGDARGRLLGFPTANIKVKSTVRLPRIGVYAVKIKIGERWYVGMGSIGHNDTFGDGRELTVEVYILDFHQDIYGEQVTVRWNHYLRDQVKFNGADSLIVQLKQDEQDTADYFSQQN; from the coding sequence ATGCAAGTGATTCCAATTCGTCATCCTTATCAACCAGAACAAATTCCGTCAGATGAAGTAGTGATGGTGTTAGGCTTTTTCGATGGTGTTCATCGAGGGCACCAAAAGGTGATCGAGACGGGCAAAAAATATGCCGAAGAACATAACTTAAAATTAGCTGTTATGACATTTAATCAACATCCTTCGATTGTTTTTCAAAAAGTATTGCCGGAAAATATGAAATATTTAAGCAGCTTAGAGCAAAAAGAACGGTTGATGGAGCGCTTAGGTGTTGATATTTTATATGTGATCGAGTTTACTTCTGCGTTTGCTCATTTAGCACCGCAGGATTTTATTGATCAATATGTTGTAGACTTACATGCTAAAGCGGCTGTTTCAGGGTTTGATTATACGTATGGACCTAAGGATATTGCTGATGTGGCTCACTTACCTGGTTATGCCAAAGACCGTTTTAAAGTGATCACTGTCAGTAAAGAAGAGTTAGCTGGCGAAAAGATCAGTTCTACTCGCATTCGTTCATTGATGGAACAAGGGCAAATGGAGGAAGCTTCTGAATTGCTAGGATATGTTTATGAAACAGATGGAACGGTCGTTCACGGGGATGCCAGAGGTCGTCTATTAGGTTTTCCAACGGCAAATATCAAAGTGAAAAGTACCGTTCGTTTGCCAAGGATCGGTGTCTATGCAGTGAAAATCAAGATCGGTGAACGATGGTATGTTGGAATGGGATCGATCGGGCATAATGATACATTTGGCGATGGCCGGGAATTGACCGTAGAAGTCTATATTTTAGACTTTCATCAAGATATTTACGGTGAACAGGTAACAGTACGCTGGAATCATTATTTAAGAGATCAAGTGAAATTTAATGGTGCAGATAGTTTGATCGTACAATTAAAACAAGATGAACAGGATACGGCTGACTATTTTTCACAACAGAATTGA
- the truB gene encoding tRNA pseudouridine(55) synthase TruB: protein MDGILPLWKERGMTSHDCVFKLRKILHTKKIGHGGTLDPDVSGVLPICIGKGTKVIEYMVDSGKTYEGEITLGFSTTTEDSSGEIVEKNKLTVPFTTTEIDAAMQQMTGTITQIPPMFSAVKVNGKRLYEYARNGEEVERPQRTAQIHSFERTSEPVFDPMNGTQSWRFKVVCGKGTYVRTLSVDTGAILGVPAHMSDLTRTASGGLIASQCLTLEQVAEKMAQEAIDQVLLPIETAIGDFQRIDLSDELYQQVKNGVRLTQSELGLNEMPEDLVALFYHDQVVSLYMAHPTKANVLKPSKVLRNN, encoded by the coding sequence ATGGATGGTATTTTGCCTTTATGGAAAGAGCGTGGGATGACAAGTCATGACTGCGTCTTTAAATTAAGGAAAATTTTACATACAAAAAAAATTGGCCACGGCGGAACCTTAGATCCGGATGTTTCCGGTGTCTTACCGATTTGTATCGGCAAAGGTACCAAAGTGATTGAATATATGGTTGATTCAGGGAAAACCTACGAAGGAGAAATCACCTTGGGTTTTTCTACAACAACTGAAGATAGCAGTGGAGAAATAGTTGAAAAAAATAAATTAACAGTGCCTTTTACAACAACAGAAATCGATGCAGCAATGCAACAAATGACAGGCACTATCACGCAAATTCCGCCCATGTTTTCAGCGGTCAAAGTAAATGGTAAGCGTCTCTATGAGTATGCAAGAAATGGTGAAGAAGTAGAACGTCCCCAACGTACGGCGCAGATTCATTCTTTTGAACGAACATCTGAGCCGGTGTTTGACCCAATGAATGGCACACAGAGCTGGCGCTTTAAAGTAGTTTGCGGCAAAGGAACTTATGTACGGACACTGTCCGTTGATACAGGTGCAATTCTAGGCGTACCTGCCCATATGTCTGATTTAACAAGGACAGCAAGCGGAGGATTGATTGCTAGTCAATGTTTAACATTAGAACAAGTCGCAGAAAAAATGGCGCAAGAAGCTATAGATCAAGTATTATTACCGATCGAGACAGCGATTGGTGACTTTCAGCGAATCGATTTGTCTGATGAGCTATATCAACAGGTCAAAAATGGTGTTCGTTTGACGCAAAGTGAATTAGGCTTAAATGAAATGCCGGAAGATTTAGTCGCTTTATTTTATCATGATCAGGTTGTCAGTCTTTATATGGCTCATCCAACGAAAGCGAATGTTTTAAAACCAAGTAAAGTCTTACGAAATAATTAA
- a CDS encoding coiled-coil domain-containing protein — protein sequence MKKKSLTLLIVGMMTATGALAPISAMAETADKKIEQQDKEISALKEKQKSVTTQITTLEEEISSIYDKGIELNRQKTSLTEESEQLKKDIKALDVRINKRTEAIQNQGRNVQVNGQGTQILDMILNSESISDAVGRVQAISSILTANNDLVKQQKEDKKLVETKKADIQTNLDAVEEATKQLEKEKESLVSKQADLNVLKAEVDSETAGAENSKNELVKKQQEALKAQLAAEEKQAENKKAAAKQEKTTTQTTTANEESTAPSTSEEVAAPESNSSEQTNTTPSESNSTDQGNTTPSEGPKDPTPTPPVTSADATFQALNALRTANGLNPVSWDAGLAASAGARASMMQDYQIPSDHWNRGDEVIAFMFAPGNSVIMAWYNETNMVSPSGTGHRDWEMNPSMTRVGFGYAGDVIVGHSA from the coding sequence GTGAAGAAAAAAAGCTTGACCTTATTAATCGTTGGAATGATGACAGCTACGGGAGCTTTGGCACCAATCAGTGCAATGGCCGAGACAGCTGATAAAAAAATAGAGCAACAAGATAAAGAAATCTCTGCATTAAAAGAAAAACAAAAAAGCGTGACCACTCAAATCACTACTTTGGAAGAGGAAATCTCCTCTATTTACGATAAAGGAATTGAACTGAATAGACAAAAGACGAGCCTGACAGAAGAATCAGAGCAACTAAAAAAAGATATTAAAGCACTAGATGTTCGCATCAATAAACGGACAGAAGCGATTCAAAATCAAGGTCGAAATGTTCAAGTCAATGGACAAGGCACTCAAATTCTGGATATGATCCTAAACTCAGAATCAATTTCTGATGCGGTTGGTCGAGTGCAGGCAATTTCTTCGATTTTAACGGCAAACAACGATTTAGTTAAACAACAAAAAGAAGATAAAAAGCTAGTTGAAACCAAAAAAGCGGATATTCAAACGAATTTAGATGCTGTAGAAGAGGCAACAAAACAACTTGAGAAAGAAAAAGAATCTCTTGTAAGTAAGCAGGCGGATTTGAATGTATTGAAAGCTGAAGTTGATTCAGAAACTGCAGGTGCTGAAAATTCTAAAAATGAATTAGTGAAGAAACAACAAGAAGCATTAAAAGCGCAGCTTGCAGCTGAGGAGAAACAAGCAGAAAATAAAAAAGCTGCAGCTAAACAAGAGAAAACGACGACTCAAACAACAACAGCGAACGAAGAATCAACAGCGCCTTCTACCTCAGAAGAAGTAGCAGCACCAGAATCAAATAGCTCTGAACAAACTAATACGACTCCTAGTGAAAGTAATTCAACCGATCAAGGAAATACAACGCCATCAGAAGGACCGAAAGATCCAACACCAACACCGCCAGTGACATCTGCAGATGCTACTTTCCAAGCATTGAATGCACTGCGGACAGCGAATGGATTGAATCCAGTGAGCTGGGATGCAGGTTTAGCTGCTTCTGCTGGAGCTAGAGCATCAATGATGCAGGACTATCAAATTCCATCAGACCATTGGAACAGAGGGGATGAGGTAATTGCTTTCATGTTTGCACCTGGAAACTCTGTGATCATGGCTTGGTACAATGAAACGAACATGGTTTCACCATCTGGAACAGGACACCGTGATTGGGAAATGAATCCGAGTATGACACGTGTCGGTTTTGGGTACGCGGGTGATGTGATCGTTGGTCACTCTGCATAA
- the rbfA gene encoding 30S ribosome-binding factor RbfA, whose protein sequence is MANYRDRRVGQEIMREVNDILRKRVRDPRVQDITITDVRVTGDLQQATIYYSLLSDLASDQQKAQQGLDKAKGLIRKELGQGLTLYKTPELIFERDESVQYGNHIDDLIRKLNQGD, encoded by the coding sequence ATGGCAAATTATCGTGACCGCCGAGTGGGTCAAGAAATCATGCGTGAAGTCAATGATATCTTAAGAAAACGCGTAAGAGACCCTCGTGTGCAGGATATTACAATTACCGATGTTCGTGTAACAGGTGATTTGCAGCAAGCAACGATTTATTATAGCTTGTTATCTGATCTAGCTTCTGACCAACAAAAAGCGCAGCAAGGATTAGATAAAGCAAAAGGCTTGATTCGCAAAGAATTGGGTCAAGGCTTAACGTTATACAAAACACCAGAATTGATTTTTGAAAGAGACGAATCTGTACAATATGGCAACCATATTGATGATTTGATCCGTAAATTGAATCAAGGTGACTAA
- the infB gene encoding translation initiation factor IF-2, whose protein sequence is MGKKRIYELAKEINQSSKDVVEKAHALGMDVKNHMGAISSDDESKLRHAFGGNKPANSQQKPAAKPQQAQSGQAKPANPKPANQNSNKPTQNHNKGQQQNRNNQNRNTQGSSQNMTQNRPNQGQQNRPQQNNNQNRPTQSGQQNNNQNRPAQSGQQNNQNRNNTQQRTTQNTNQNRSNQGQSNNQGNQNRNNNQNRNNSFGGGGQNRNRNGGYNNQNRNRFNKKGKKGKYQESTKPAVPARKFRELPDVLEYTEGMNVADIAKKIHREPAEIIKKLFMMGVMVNQNQSLDKETIELLAVDYGMEPQEKVQVDVADIDKFFEPEALVEENLVTRPPVVTIMGHVDHGKTTLLDTLRNSRVTSGEAGGITQHIGAYQIDIDGKPITFLDTPGHAAFTSMRARGAGITDITILVVAADDGVMPQTIEAINHAKAAEVPIIVAVNKVDKPGANPDHVKQELSEHGLIPEEWGGDTIFVNISAKFNQNIDELLENILLIAEVEDLKADPTQRAIGTVIEARLDKGKGPVSTLLVQQGTLKVGDPIVVGNTFGRVRVMTNDIGRRDKAVGPATPVEITGLNDVPQAGDRFVVFEDEKTARQAGEERGKRAVLEQRSANNRVTLDNLFESLKEGELKDVNVIIKADVQGTAEALAASLQKIEVEGVRVKIVHSAVGAINESDVTLAAASNAIIIGFNVRPTPQAKQQAEQEEVDIRLHRIIYKAIEEIETAMNGMLDPEFEEKITGQMAVRELYKVSKVGTIAGCYVTEGFIRRDSGVRVIRDGIVIFEGKLASLKRFKDDAKEVKLGFECGAMIENFNDLKVDDVIEGFIMEEVKK, encoded by the coding sequence ATGGGGAAAAAAAGAATTTATGAATTAGCAAAAGAAATCAATCAATCAAGTAAAGATGTCGTGGAAAAAGCACATGCATTAGGTATGGATGTGAAAAATCACATGGGCGCAATTTCTTCTGATGATGAATCAAAACTTCGTCACGCATTTGGAGGAAACAAGCCAGCAAATTCACAACAAAAACCAGCAGCGAAGCCGCAACAAGCACAAAGTGGTCAAGCAAAACCAGCAAATCCAAAACCAGCTAACCAAAATAGCAATAAACCAACTCAAAACCACAACAAAGGGCAACAACAAAATCGTAATAACCAAAATCGAAATACGCAAGGAAGCAGCCAAAATATGACTCAAAATCGTCCAAATCAAGGACAGCAAAATCGTCCGCAGCAAAACAATAACCAAAATCGTCCTACACAATCAGGACAACAAAATAACAATCAAAACCGTCCTGCCCAATCAGGACAGCAAAATAATCAAAATCGCAACAATACCCAACAACGTACGACACAAAATACAAATCAAAACCGTTCGAATCAAGGACAAAGTAATAACCAAGGCAACCAAAATCGCAACAATAACCAAAACCGCAACAACAGCTTTGGTGGGGGTGGCCAAAACCGTAACCGTAATGGTGGCTACAACAATCAAAACCGTAACAGATTCAACAAAAAAGGCAAAAAAGGGAAATACCAAGAATCAACAAAACCTGCAGTACCAGCACGTAAATTCCGTGAATTACCTGATGTTTTAGAATACACAGAAGGTATGAACGTAGCAGATATCGCGAAGAAAATTCACCGCGAGCCAGCTGAAATCATCAAAAAACTCTTTATGATGGGTGTTATGGTCAACCAAAACCAGTCATTAGATAAAGAAACGATTGAACTTTTAGCTGTTGATTATGGTATGGAACCGCAAGAAAAAGTTCAAGTAGATGTGGCTGATATCGATAAATTCTTCGAACCAGAAGCATTAGTTGAAGAAAATCTTGTGACACGCCCGCCTGTTGTAACGATCATGGGTCACGTTGACCATGGGAAAACAACGTTGCTTGATACTTTACGCAATTCACGTGTAACGTCTGGAGAAGCAGGCGGAATTACACAGCATATCGGTGCTTATCAAATCGATATCGACGGAAAACCGATTACTTTCTTGGATACACCAGGACACGCGGCCTTTACGAGTATGCGTGCACGTGGAGCTGGTATCACGGATATCACGATTTTAGTTGTTGCAGCAGATGACGGTGTAATGCCGCAAACCATCGAAGCAATCAACCACGCAAAAGCTGCAGAAGTGCCAATTATCGTGGCTGTCAATAAAGTGGATAAACCAGGAGCTAATCCTGACCACGTGAAGCAAGAACTAAGTGAACATGGTTTGATTCCGGAAGAATGGGGCGGAGATACGATTTTCGTCAACATTTCTGCAAAATTCAATCAAAACATCGATGAATTGTTAGAAAATATTCTTCTGATCGCAGAAGTTGAAGACCTTAAAGCAGATCCAACACAGCGGGCGATCGGTACAGTGATCGAAGCTCGTTTAGACAAAGGAAAAGGACCTGTTTCAACATTACTTGTTCAACAAGGAACGTTGAAAGTCGGAGATCCGATCGTTGTCGGAAATACCTTTGGACGTGTCCGTGTTATGACGAATGACATTGGTCGTCGTGATAAAGCCGTAGGACCAGCAACACCAGTTGAAATCACAGGATTAAATGATGTACCGCAAGCTGGCGACCGTTTTGTTGTCTTTGAAGATGAAAAAACAGCGCGTCAAGCTGGTGAAGAACGTGGTAAACGTGCGGTTCTTGAACAGCGTTCAGCCAATAACCGTGTCACTTTAGATAACTTATTCGAAAGCCTGAAAGAAGGCGAATTGAAAGATGTCAATGTGATCATCAAAGCTGACGTACAAGGAACGGCAGAAGCCTTGGCTGCAAGTTTACAAAAAATCGAGGTCGAAGGTGTTCGAGTGAAAATCGTTCACTCAGCAGTTGGTGCGATCAATGAAAGTGACGTTACACTTGCAGCAGCAAGTAACGCGATCATTATTGGATTTAACGTACGACCTACGCCTCAAGCAAAACAGCAAGCGGAACAAGAAGAAGTGGATATTCGTTTACATCGGATCATCTATAAAGCAATTGAAGAAATCGAAACAGCGATGAACGGAATGCTTGATCCAGAATTTGAAGAAAAAATTACGGGTCAAATGGCTGTTCGTGAGTTGTATAAAGTGTCTAAAGTTGGAACGATCGCCGGCTGTTACGTAACAGAAGGCTTCATCCGCCGTGATAGTGGTGTTCGTGTGATCCGTGACGGTATTGTGATCTTCGAAGGTAAATTAGCCAGCTTAAAACGTTTCAAAGATGATGCAAAAGAAGTAAAACTTGGCTTTGAATGTGGAGCAATGATCGAAAACTTCAACGATCTTAAAGTGGATGACGTGATCGAAGGCTTTATCATGGAAGAAGTTAAGAAATAG